The following proteins are encoded in a genomic region of Hydra vulgaris chromosome 05, alternate assembly HydraT2T_AEP:
- the LOC136080343 gene encoding uncharacterized protein LOC136080343, producing the protein MAGDNSGVQKRILDLNSLAMFVPCNNHSLSLVGVHATHMGIFEGICEITVKSHSDTRWSSKAAAVTAISTQLEEVLAALEMLRDASGETFDSRGDAELILSAIRRFEFVALLYFWSEILPSINRIQKRAKLQEKMDFSPIGLLTYTSSLGLESYKTLATALQIFITLPISVASCDRSFIKLKLIKSYLRSTMS; encoded by the exons ATGGCAGGAGATAATTCTGGAGTTCAAAAACGAATATTAGACTTGAATTCATTAGCAATGTTTGTCCCTTGCAATAACCACTCTTTAAGTTTGGTTGGAGTCCATGCTACACAT ATGGGAATTTTTGAAGGAATATGTGAAATAACAGTAAAAAGCCATTCAGATACAAGATGGAGTTCAAAAGCAGCTGCAGTTACCGCCATATCAACTCAACTTGAGGAGGTGTTGGCAGCTTTGGAAATGTTACGTGATGCTTCTGGAGAAACGTTTGACTCACGAGGTGATGCTGAACTTATTCTTTCTGCCATTCGAAGATTTGAGTTTGTGGCTCTTTTGTACTTCTGGTCTGAAATACTTCCTTCAATTAACCGAATTCAAAA AAGAGCTAAACTGCAAGAAAAAATGGACTTCTCTCCAATAGGACTTCTTACCTACACTTCATCTTTGGGACTAGAATCATATAAGACTTTAGCTACTGCTTTACAGATATTTATAACTTTACCAATCTCAGTTGCATCATGTGATCGATCTTTCATtaagttaaaactaattaaatcgTATTTGCGTTCTACAATGTCATAG